The nucleotide window ATGGTGACACCAGTGGCGGCTGGATTATTTGATGCATCAAAGCTTTCTACAGATACGTTTCCTGCATTGAAAAATTGCCCGTCTGAACGCCCGATGGCAATGCCCTGGCCTTCTATTCCAGAAAAAGAATTTATAACAGCTACCTTATTCCCGCTTAGATTAACTACTTCAAGTGCGCTAAAGATATAGCCCTGGTAGGAATAATTACCATAACTACCTAATTCAAAATCTTCAAAAGTTACAATCGTTGCAAGTGCATTTGATACTCCGAAAAAGATACCCAACACACAAATTACCCCTGCCAATATTTTTTTTGTACTTTTCATTTTTTTTCTGAGACCAAAAAGACAAGCTATCCCTGAACCTAAAAGCCACACAGCACCTGGAATCGGAACTGTGCCGGGAGTTGGATTTGTAACATAAAAGTCCGTAAAATTATTACCAGTATCAATACCGGCAAGACGTGACAGGCTTTTACCTGCCGGAGCAGCCAAAGCCGCCGTGCCTTCGCCATAAATGTCTGCACCTCCATAAGCCAGTGCATCAATTATAGTCCCGCCTGAACGTACTTCACCTTGCCAAAGCTGAACTGCATCAGGACCGTTTTGCAAACTCGTTGTAAGAGGGATTGTAAGAACTTCCGATGGAACATTTACATAAGAGCCTGCAATTACCAACAGACCGTTTTGGGGAAGTGTGTATCCCGATAAATCGACCGTATAATAAATCTGGCCATCACTTCCATTTATACCTATAAGGGAAAAACCACCCAGGTCCGTACCCGAAAGGCCATAAAGCTCGATGAACTCTTTTCCTTCATCCGGCCCTTCTGCGTCATAATAGATCTCCTGTA belongs to Pseudomonadota bacterium and includes:
- a CDS encoding lamin tail domain-containing protein, with protein sequence MIKSIKNTIKPLLLFCAFVVFLGTPWHAFANPASPVIQEIYYDAEGPDEGKEFIELYGLSGTDLGGFSLIGINGSDGQIYYTVDLSGYTLPQNGLLVIAGSYVNVPSEVLTIPLTTSLQNGPDAVQLWQGEVRSGGTIIDALAYGGADIYGEGTAALAAPAGKSLSRLAGIDTGNNFTDFYVTNPTPGTVPIPGAVWLLGSGIACLFGLRKKMKSTKKILAGVICVLGIFFGVSNALATIVTFEDFELGSYGNYSYQGYIFSALEVVNLSGNKVAVINSFSGIEGQGIAIGRSDGQFFNAGNVSVESFDASNNPAATGVTIQFFYDGEIPANAIDDDFDGEYEEPNGHTGFSTDSISGFQTFSANSSYSDYQYLAFYKNSDYPQIYVDNIELPTVPIPGALWLLGSGLLGLVVSRRKVIK